The Paludibacter jiangxiensis DNA segment CCTATCGCTAAAGAAAGCGTTGGAGACCTCATCAACAGGCATTATTGCTGAATTCAAACGCAAATCTCCCTCAAAAGGATGGATTTACCCGGACGCAGACGCAACTGAAATACCTTCTGGATATGAAAAAGCAGGTGCCACTGCGTTATCCATTCTCACTGACGAGTCGTTTTTCGGAGGCTCACTAAAAGATCTGCAAACAGCTCGACCTTTAGTAAACATCCCCATACTTCGAAAAGACTTCATCATTGACCCGTATCAGCTGCATGTAGCCAAAACCATTGGAGCAGACGTAATTCTTCTCATAGCAACTGCGCTTGACAAAAAATCGTGCGCTTCACTTGCCAAGGAAGCCAAAAGCCTCGGACTGGAAGTTTTGCTCGAAATTCACGAAGAACCAGAACTCGAATATATTACACCCGATATTGACATCGTCGGCATCAACAACCGCAATCTAAAATCGTTTGTAACCGACGTCGAAACCTCTTTTCAACTGGGAGAAAAAATACCCGACGGATACCTGAAAATATCCGAAAGCGGAATCAGTGATCCCCACACCATCAAGGAATTACGGGCGGCAGGATTCAAAGGATTTCTTATCGGAGAAACCTTTATGAAAGACGATAATCCGGCACAAGAACTGGCTAAATTCATCAACGTTTTGGATTAAGCTTGTTGACAAACAAGCATATCAACCCCGAACCTAACAACAAAAATGGACATTCAAATAAAAGTATGCGGAATGAAATACCCTGAAAACATCAGGGATGTAATTTCACTACACCCTGATTATATGGGATTTATATTTTATTCCAAATCACAACGCTTTGTTGAGGAACTCGATCCGGAAACACTGAAACAAATCCCTGAAAGCATTTGCAAGGTTGGAGTTTTTGTCAATGAAAATGCGCTAAACATCTTTCGGATTGTACAAACTTACGGGCTCAATGCGGTTCAGTTACATGGCAAAGAAAACCCTGCAACATGCCGGATTTTGCGTCGCAAACGACTGAAGGTAATCAAAGCCCTTAGCATTTCTAAAGCTGACGATCTCCTTGTAACAGAGGATTATCAGACATGTTGCGACTATCTTTTATTTGACACGAAGACACCTCTGCATGGAGGGTCAGGACAACAATTCGACTGGAGCATTCTTCACAGTTACACCGGAAGGGTACCTTTTTTTCTAAGTGGAGGCATCGGACCTGATGATGCTGAACGCATAAAAACCCTCTCCCATCCACGATTGAAAGCTATTGATATCAATAGTCGATTTGAAACCGAACCCGGACGAAAAGATACAAAAACATTGGCTGCTTTTGTGAATAAAATCAGAAAAGAACAATAAAACACTGATTATTAATACTGAACATATAGAAATGAATCGTTTAACTACCCTTTTCCTCAACAAACAAAAAAACATTCTCTCCGTATATTTCACGGCCGGATTTCCAAAACTGAATGACACGACCGAAATTTTAAGAGAACTACAAAAACAAGACGTTGATTTAGTTGAAATAGGAATTCCATTTTCTGACCCCATGGCGGATGGCCCTGTAATTCAACAAAGCAGCCAAACAGCACTCAATAACGGCATGTCAATCAAAGTTCTTTTTGAACAACTGAAAGACATCCGCAAGAGTATCAAAATACCTTTGATTATGATGGGCTACCTTAACCCAATCATGCAGTATGGATTCGAGGCATTTTGCAAAAGCTGCAAGGAAACCGGCATCGACGGACTCATCATTCCTGACCTGCCTTTCAATGAGTACGTAAGCGAATTTAAGCCTATTGCCGACAAATACGGAATCTCAATTGTCATGCTGATCACTCCGCAAACATCAGAAGAAAGAATCAGGCTGATCGACAAACAAACCAACAGCTTCATTTACATGGTTTCATCCGCCTCAACCACCGGGGCACAAAGCAACTTCAACGATGACAAGCAGGCTTATTTCCGCCGCATTCACGACATGCAACTCCGCAATCCACTCCTGATTGGATTTGGAATCTCCAACGCAAAAACCCTCCAAACAGCATTTACCAACGCCAGCGGAGGAATCATAGGCAGCCAGTTTATCAAAGAATTACAACAATCGCCTAACAACATTGCAAGTGCAGTATCATCACTCCGCACAACACTTGAATTGTAATCATCATCATCCATATTTATCAAGGCCGGACATCTTTGTTCCGGCCTTTTTATTCGAACAAGAGACACAAGCCCCAAATTTTATGTTTCATTAATTAATTTATATTAATATGTTTCAGTTTTACAAAATACAAATAAATATCTTTTAATTAGAAATTCTGGTCATCCATCATTATCTTTGTAAATATTTATCTTAAACTAGCCAAAATGAAACCAAAATCTGTTCGTAACCATCGGGCTCTGTTTGTCATGTCCATAATCATGCTTAGCAGCGCTTTTATTCATGGGCAAAACACGCATGAACAAGGGAATCCTGCCTTTATAATAAAGGGCAAATCGGCTTCAAATCTGATTTACATACCAAATCAGGAAAAATATTACCAGTTTAAGATCTACAAAAAAAAGAAAGTCGACAACGATTATATACTCTCTGCAACGATCAATAGTTCCGAAAATGCATCCACTAAAAACCCTTACAGTGCAACATGGACAGATCAGGAAGAAGGCTCGACGGATGTCGACTATAAAATAGAAGCTTACAGCAGAATCGGATCGAAAATATGCGATATGCATGTAATCTGGCAATGTTCAAAATAATTTACTTATGCTTTTTGACGGACTTATCATAGGCTTAGCCTCATTTCTTATAATCGGGTTATTTCACCCGTTAGTGATTAAAGGAGAATATTATTTCGGAGTAAAAATATGGCCGGTCTTTCTTATTGTCGGCTTAATCTTATGCGGAGCGTCTTTGTTTCCCGGGAATTTCGTCGTGCGGG contains these protein-coding regions:
- the trpC gene encoding indole-3-glycerol phosphate synthase TrpC, whose amino-acid sequence is MMNILETIIAKKQLEVATGKENGYLESLNKINRSHLSLKKALETSSTGIIAEFKRKSPSKGWIYPDADATEIPSGYEKAGATALSILTDESFFGGSLKDLQTARPLVNIPILRKDFIIDPYQLHVAKTIGADVILLIATALDKKSCASLAKEAKSLGLEVLLEIHEEPELEYITPDIDIVGINNRNLKSFVTDVETSFQLGEKIPDGYLKISESGISDPHTIKELRAAGFKGFLIGETFMKDDNPAQELAKFINVLD
- a CDS encoding phosphoribosylanthranilate isomerase, with the translated sequence MKYPENIRDVISLHPDYMGFIFYSKSQRFVEELDPETLKQIPESICKVGVFVNENALNIFRIVQTYGLNAVQLHGKENPATCRILRRKRLKVIKALSISKADDLLVTEDYQTCCDYLLFDTKTPLHGGSGQQFDWSILHSYTGRVPFFLSGGIGPDDAERIKTLSHPRLKAIDINSRFETEPGRKDTKTLAAFVNKIRKEQ
- the trpA gene encoding tryptophan synthase subunit alpha, encoding MNRLTTLFLNKQKNILSVYFTAGFPKLNDTTEILRELQKQDVDLVEIGIPFSDPMADGPVIQQSSQTALNNGMSIKVLFEQLKDIRKSIKIPLIMMGYLNPIMQYGFEAFCKSCKETGIDGLIIPDLPFNEYVSEFKPIADKYGISIVMLITPQTSEERIRLIDKQTNSFIYMVSSASTTGAQSNFNDDKQAYFRRIHDMQLRNPLLIGFGISNAKTLQTAFTNASGGIIGSQFIKELQQSPNNIASAVSSLRTTLEL
- a CDS encoding DUF4491 family protein; the protein is MLFDGLIIGLASFLIIGLFHPLVIKGEYYFGVKIWPVFLIVGLILCGASLFPGNFVVRAILAVTGFSSLWSILEIFEQRKRVEKGWFPKNPNRKY